The genomic region taatggatttatttatttcagagtCAGAAATTACTCAGTTAATGGCTCCACCAATCACATTGGGAGCACCTCTTCGTGTGCCGAACCCAATCGGAGCACCTTTAATCCTTTCTACTCGACATCCGGTGCCAACATCTAATTCTTTGGTGAATGGAAGTGTTCCTACACAACTTATCAATCCTGCGGGTGGAGGCCTCATTTACTCTCCTTACACAGATTATCAGTATGCTGCACTTACATCACCTTTCTTAGCACAGTATCCAGGGCTTGACCATTCTGCTGGTGGTGGGTTGTTTGGTTGACAAGTATTTTAGTACAGTCATTTTTTTTAGttgaataagttaaaataatcatatttatGTTGAAACATTTGATGGAGAACATTTTTGTCAAGATTATTTTACTACCTTTATTAGAGATTTATACATGTTTTTCACTGttatgtttcattgttgttgttctgaaaataagttttgttttttttccataagCATAATTGAGCTTTTCTCTCGTACTTTTTTTGGgggatatatttttaaatttatatattttttaacaggtTAACAAGGTTTGTGACTtgagaaaattgtatttattttgctgttgttttattattagttaattttGTTCATATTGTATGTTGATATATTAAGTAGTTTAAATGATATATAATACTATTTAGACATTTATGAGATTAATGTAATGTTTCTGAGGTGGTTAGAAATACCTGGTTGAGTTGTGTACATTCTAGAAGTATTTGCTGGTATTTTGAATGAGGTaggtaattaatattttcaaaaatatatatttctagatttacatgttaaaaaaatttatgataaaagatATAATACTGTGAAAATCTACAGTATTATATACAGTAAGATTCATTTGGCAGTCACAGCTTAATTGTCAATTGTCCTAAGTCAGGTTACATACCATTCATAATTTATGGTaaaaagaagcaaagaaaaaataaatttgagtttattgtttttatatgaaattcaacattatactttgttttaaggATGCATTCTCAAGAACTGGAAAAGTTAGAATTTAGCAGTCAGATATTATTCTCTAATTAGTCTTAGATGCATGTTTTCAATTCTTTGTTGCCTGTTATAGCAACTGTATTGCAAGGATTAGGAATGTTGACTATGCATAGTTTTCAAGAAAGTCAAGGTACATTGAGTAAGCATTAagtatactatgtaaaaacatgCTAAATATTTGTCAAGAAGCAATGTACCCAAACTTTAGACTTTCCATAAACAGTCCTAATTTCTAGGTTTTTTTGGCACAGTTGCTTGCTTACACAATTTGTATGAgtgttttttagttatttttctgagCTTTGCTATAATGTAGGGGAATTAATGTGGcataaagaaagagaaataataaGTCAAAAACTTCTAtacaaaaaccataaaaaaatgcTGGAAAACTGAATGGTAGTTCTAATTATCTTTGCCTTTTCTTAATTGTACTTTTGGTGAATAATATTTGAggaataagttttatatttctgtcttcaGTGCTTTATATAGTGTTCATAGCTGTTTATGAAAGAATTAGTTCTAGATGAAATGTTGACTGATACAGGAGGTATTGGCTTTTCTTTAGTTACTATTTGAATGTCTTATGTTTTGGTTGTTAATTAACAACTGCCCATTTTAACATACTGATAAACTTAATTTCTGATATGCTTTCCTCTGCACTGATATTCTAAAGTATATGCTAGACAATATTTTTTTGACAAGTAACAATATCTCTAATAGATTTATCATGTGTCAAGCACAAGgaaatgttattgttttcctACATACCAGAAGTAATTACattgtttggatgtatctgtaatattgtaatacaataaAAGTGCCAACTTGGCATGGTGTGCACTCTGGTTTGTGGTACTCCTGTTGCTATATTTTTCAGGTTTGAACCATTGTAATTACTTTGCTTAATTAAACAATTGAGTGTGCACTATTAGAATGCTggaaaatgcttttttttaaatgttattctatatttttctctaataaaaatgttggctattttCAGTATTGGTTAATATAGTTCTTAATACAACTTAGAATGAAAGaagggtgattttttttttttttttgctgaatgtcagttttaaacagtataaaatttaattggtattacaagaaaaaaatgaaaatattacttgGTAAAGCATTATAGTTGAAAGAATAGTCATGAATAACACTAAGTAATAATACAAGTTTTGATAATTTTGCAAAACTTTGACTTTTAAACAAGTGTTTGATTATTTTAGCTACTAAACCAGATTTTACTTTctatactttaaatattaataacttactAGGTAATTACTGAGTTGTATGTTGTTCTTTCTAATTTAATTaggataaaaaaacattttcagtaaagCTTACAAGAAATTCTCAGTATGTTCATCTTTGTACTTTTCTATTCTAGGTAACTTGCCTGCTTATTTAACACATCTTTTAAGACCAGTCAgtatctaaacattttttttgagATGGTCTGAGCAATAACAAAATGATAGTTTTTTAGCcaaataaaaaaggaaagaagaaaCAATACTTGTGTGGGctttatttgtttacataatttgttcatttgtgaataaaatattctTGCTTATTGTTCTATTTACTGCCTTTGCCTACTTTTGATTCTAGATCCATGTAAAGTTGTTTAGAAAATTTTCAGTACTATCAACTTTTGTCCagcaataaaaagaaaaagaaaaaaaactgtagaaGTATTCTTAATGGTGTGAATATAAAAAGTTAGGTTCAGCTTGATTGCCAGAAGTGtaatatttgctttaaaacagctttcaaaataaactgtatttcacCATTATTTGCTGCTAATGGAAGCAGTTACAAAATGTAAGAATACTACAAACAGTAGCAAATACTTGGTTAAGTACTTGTTAGTTTTGAATACCTAGTCACTACAGCTAGCAGATATTTACTTTATCTCAcagttttacaacaaaatgtaagaatGCTACAAACAGTAGCAAATACTTGGTTAAGTGCTTGTTAGTTTTGAATACCTAGTCACTACAGCCAGCAGATATTTACTTTATCTCACAGTTTTACAACATATGCTAGTGCTAGTGGCAGTTTTGAATACCTAAACAGCAGTATTTACTTTATCTCAGTTTTACAACATATGCTAGTGCTAGTGGCACAAAGCAGTGTACTCAGTCTGTGTGACCTGTCTGAGGCAGTTACCTACTTCTTTTTAgttgttaacaaaatatttatttttacaaacactcCACATGATTAGTAAGTAAGAAAGAATactaattaatgaaaatatcctTCTCTCTTTCATGTGATCACTCTTGTTTCCtgaattaatttttatagtaAGGTCAAATGTGTCATATAGTGTAACAACAGCTTTCAACTGTTTCTTACACATTGTCATTCTTAAAAGTAACTTTCTTTTCGATCCCATGTATTATActtgataatttataaaaaaaaagcaatatcTTGATTTGGTTGTTACCTTTCTGTATTGAATTTATCATTACAGTTTCTATGTGCAGTATTAATTATACATGATTCAGAATAATGGCCAGTAGTAGTGGTTAAAGGTAGCAAAAAGTCTTTTGTACTTTGGAAGTAGTAATTTGCAATAAGTAAAAATCTGTGTTGGAGCTAACGAtgagtttatatataaaaaaggggAATATTAAAGGTATGTTTAGCATAAGAAAAGTGTGTGAtagttaaactttgtttttaatagttttgtttcaaagtgataatgttattaaattctCTTTTAAAGGAGTTAGTGCAAGTTCagctaattaaaatatattctataccAACAAGTTGAATTGTTTTAAGTTTAAGAGAGTGACAGTTTCTAGAAATTAACTtgtgaaaattaaatgttttaacagcATACAAATATACTATGTTTTGTgacatttttatcataaatacaagaaaatacaaattttgtgcATTgcagtattttttctttttaagtcaTAACCTGTCATTTTTCAGGATGTAATCCACATTTCTTTAACacatacagttttacagtttaacATATTCTGTAATTCTCCAGGCTAAGTGCATAtgtgacaaaaacaaatatttatttccaaaattgcaaaaaaaaaaaaaataaagatctggAGAGCATGCAGGCTGTGCTACTGGTACATGATGTGGTGTCCATCTATCAGATAAGCAATACACACAATATTGCTTGGTATTTAATGTGGAGTGAGGCAATGCATTGTCATGCTGGGACAACATGCTTCTGCAAAAGAACAAAGTAGTTTTATTCAATAAAGGATCTTTTGATGAAAAATAGATGAACATGATGGTTTGTTTCaccatgaatataaaatattgccTCTTATCAAAAAcatcaagataaaatatttttttagttccTCCTATGTTGTGAATTATTTACTtcataatttggaaaaaaaaaaatttttttttatcaatgtgaGAGATATATAGTAGCCTAAAATGGATTATATTATATCACTGAATAATCCAGAACAAGATTCTTAGGTGCATTCTCATTTTTCATGCAGTGAAAGACATTCATTTTACCACTGTGTTCAAAAGGTCCTCCTTTGTTACTGTTGTATCTCTTCCACTTATATACAAGTGGTTATAGAACCTGCTTTTTAAAACTTGGTAGGCAATTGACCAATGCTTAAGTAAGATTGAGGATCAATTCTCCACCTCCCCCATAGGGTATCTCAAATGCTGTTGTAACCTGCAGCTGCCTTAATTCAGAGTTTCCTCACAACAGAGTCACTTCCACTcatttttggaatattaataacatcagccaattattgtaaaaaaatagaCTGAAACATGAAGGGGACACAGAGATATATTATTAAGGACTTGCATATGCCGTGAAGTTAGGTTACTTCTGCACCATCTCGTATGAACCTCGTATGAAACTGATTTGGACTTGGATTACTTTTacctcactttttttttcttcagtgaaTGTATATTGACATGTTAATCTTTTATTAGAAAACTTTCATTTGTTCGCTAACAGTTTATTTGGTATGACAGTCTCAAGTTTTCTTTAATACTGTGTTCatattgatttatattatttagggtatttacaaaatatacaacatctagtaattcataaaatgaaataaaatctgGTTGTGAAGTctcaatattttgtaaattactttaTGATTAAAAATCTTTTTCTCATTCCACAGTTTTCTGTAtttgtcaaatatttatattgtacatgTACATTATATTtgggttttaaatttattttatgtaacattagTGCTGCTAGTACTTAAGAACAAGATTTTGCCATATAATAACCTTCTGTTAGGCTTAAGAAGAGTTTTGAATCTCAGTAAAGGACACTTAAGtctaaaaagaaatgaaatacctCAGTTGTTTTCATAAGGAAATCAGTGTGTACAGTGGGAAATGGGTGCTGTTTTACAGACATTGTAAACAATGAACTTTTCATAGCTCTGTCCTTTAAAAAGTTTGAAGTTTTACAAAATGTGTAGATATTTGTGTACAAGAATTAAACTTCAAATGTACACTAGTTGAATGTATATTACTGAgagtagaaatatattttctattaacaTAGTAACTAATGTGTatctgattttttcttttttttggaaAAGCATAATACTCAGAAAGGTCAGAGAATTTGAGTAACCAAACTGCAGTGTTTCAGATATTCATAACTTGAAAACTAATTACATGTAAACACACATTTCTTATTAAGAATAATTTGCTAATTAACCTGAAATATGTATTATCTCTATTTTGTGTTGTATGTGCACAATAGGTGCTGTAGCAAAGCAGCGAAGACTCTTGGGAATTAGAGAACATCCATACACACGAACTGGATCTCTCTCATAAACTTGGCCAAGGTTGGTTGTACCTTTGTCTTTTCAAGCAATCTTTAGTAATGGTTGCTAACAAGCAAAATTGTTACTTAtcacaaaaaaaataattgttagtcAAGTTTTGTAATctaaattttttatagttttaacatgttgttaaaacacacaaaaccacATAGAATTACTTTAAGACATTTATCTTATAGGTAAGTAACAAATTTGCTTGTCATTTTAAGGATAGGATTACATATCTCTATGAGCCTAGAACAATTCAAAGAAAAATCTTgtgaaagtttcttttttaatatgaAGTTTTTTGTACCAGAAACTTGCTTTCAGAAGATTGTCTGTTCAATACATTAAGATATTATTCTCAGTAATTATCTACAGGCTGGTGTACATACACTTGTGAAAGATAAGAAGAAAAATGTGATATTAGAAGTAAAGGAACTTCTTACAGAAGGAGAATATTGACAAAAGGTGAAAATGTGCATATCATTATCTTTTGGAgtgttacattcaaaacttaattaaaatacattattatcaatgtatatgaataaactgGAATCAAAACATATCCTGAGTAAAATATTATGTGAGTGTGATCTTGACtttaaaggaaatataaaacaagttacagTCTGATCCCCACTTAGGTCTTCcatcttctgtaatttatttaatacccTTTTGATGAATATGGtctaaatgtaaattactcattattaaataaatattactaagaTTAAGAATGACTTTTATTGCTTTGTCTTATTTATTACAGAGTCATAGGATAGAAAATTACTCATTTGCTATTCCCATCTGTCACATCCTCTGTTTCACAAATTAATTACCAATAGCTTTCTGACATggtatactgtattatttataaccaatagaaagccaagtttttaatttatcaagtGATGTATCACATTGTTTTCAGCACATATAATTGGTTATTTTATCTATAGTTGAAAAGCTCAAGATAATATTAAAGTTGTTATACTAAAGCTAGGAAGCCAAAAAAACTGATAGttatagaatgttttgtttttcaggtttattgtgtttttagagatatttaattaaatgaaaattatttgatgGATTACTAGGATTAGTATAAGAAAGTAGGGTTACATTTATTCAGCAAGCAAcagcaaataaaatgaaattgcAGATAAGggatatatttgatattattaatgcatattctttatatattattataaaagtaggttacatgtaaaaattataaatttggtTATATATGGTTAGATTAGATATAATGAAAAAGATGACAATGAAAATTCTTCATGAGATATGCTGAGAAGCAGTTCCTGTATTACATAATTTGATATTGTAATGTGAGCCACAAATTCATTAAATGATTTACAACTTGCATGGTGGGATTCTTAATTAAACATATCATAGGCAGTAAgattataaagtataataaagGTGGTTATAATGTCAGTCCAATCACTTTAATGGAGATAGAgaaaataatggataaaatatgaagttttactgaagaaacattttatctttatttaagaagttttagagattaagcaaattaaaatgacaattttcagataaaagtatttctattcttaacatgaaaatcactttgcagttGGAGCAGTTGATACTTTAACTCCATATATGCTTGATTCCCCTTGGCAGACTCAccagatagtccattgtggctttgccataagaaaaacacacccttCATATGTGATTATGCCtaaagaacttttattttttctgctGGTTGACATCGAGGTTGAATCAAAGCAAATTATACAATATTAGGAACTTTATGCTTCAGGAAAATGTTGTTCATGAAATTTTAGAATGATGTTATTTCTTACAAAAATCAGTGAAGTAAAGTAATCTAGTGAAGTAATAGAAAGTTGTACAAACTCAGGAATGTATACAGATATTTACACATCATGAGAAGAAATCCCACTATTGTATGAATAAGCTGTGATGTGTAAAAAATATATGCAAGTGTGTACAGATAACACCAGAATGAAAGGATTGGGAATGGTGAAAACAGAAAAGAGTGTTGATATGTAATTCTCATTTAATGATTGTGTTTGTGTAGAAAGCTGCAAAAGTCTACATATGATGACATGCATAGAATTATAAAATGATCTTGAAACTTGGAAAGGAACATCATTACTATACATAAAAATGTGTGTAGATTAAAGAcaatttacacaaatattttgttcaaataattcaatatgaaacttaaaaaaaaaaaaaaaaagaggtggtGGTTTCAGAAAATACttttacatttaaacaaaaagcCAATCACAAATGGAAAGATGCTACTATCTGAGATATCTGATAGTTTTTAGAGATTCTGGAAAATGGAAATAGCAGAAATGcttataaactaataatagtactttagaaactattaatttattttgataaatttaataatgtttatgaatTATTAGACAAAAAACCCTAGAATGAGTTGAGATGTAGATATACACACTTTAATAAATGAATCCAAGTTTGGATCATTGGGTTATTGGCAAAATCTTAAGAAGGCCTAGAAGCCTATATAACTTAAATTCttacatttttttcactgtttttcttttttctctttttttactaGCATACCAAAACTCATTATTTACCTGTTTTGGTTACATGTATCTTACATATTAACTCTCTCTGTATGGGCTTGTTTAATTTATCTGATCTTAATAACCATGAAATTATACGTACCATTATAAGTTATAGTAGCTTCACAAAATTAGTAAACGTTTAGTAAACAGTACAAGCCTTTTGCacacaaagtaattttttaataatttttactaaaaatctaagtaattttcatgttaagattgaaaataattttctttcatctTAGTGCTttacagttttcttatttttacctaACCTTTGAtgaaacctcctaaatgaataccaatattttgattagtaaagctttatattttctgttctttACTATCCTAACACTTTATGAACTTGGTTGATTTGACCAAACTTGTAATCAAtgccaaaaaatacaaaataaatccaaATTATCCTTTTTACTTTCCAGAAAGTCTGCagattacttgtttatttatccTAAACATCTGATGGCTCATAAcagtttacattttgtttttaattaattttctttttcttttgaactATACCTAGCTGATAATCCCACTATGCAAACTGTGTATCACATGTAGCTTAAGTTACAGTATTAAATGCCATGATGTACATTTACTGGTGAGCATACTCtatgaagaaatgtttttattattacttgttcaTTGTTCAGCTTAATACGTTTCTAGCATATGTATTTTAGCTActtttataagaataaagaaaaacaagaaatttagtaATTATGTTTGGCTTCTTGTTTTTTGCTGTCCATCTGCTGATCAaaaggtaaattttattttctgcaaCGATAGTACTAGTGTAtcacataatttttgtttctttcaaatatgcagttaagaacacaaaatattagtATGCATAAAGCAAACAATGtcctgtaattattataatttaactgtctTTTTAACTGATGTATAAGTGTCTTAAATTTCCTTTATCTCTTTTATTTGAACCTGGCAGTAGGAACTTTCAGCTTGTAGGTGAAATAAAATCTCCACTGAGATCAAGGTAGTATTATAAATCAttcagtaatttaaaactttgctctttctattggttataaatgaaGTAACTGAACATTAAAGAGAATTATTGGCAATTTGAGGAAGAGCTGTAATAGGAGTGTGTGGCACATGGGTTTGACCCTGTAGCTTATATCTCTGTAAATAAAGaagattgaaagctataaaatTAGAATATGCCTTCATTATATGTATACCACaagaagtaatttacattaaacttgGAACATTAGAGAGGAATCGTTAGAAAACAGATTTGGGTAAGTTGTAGGGAACAAATGTATTGTACAGGTAGAGGGGAAGTGagaatttatttaagtattttattttaaaattaaaaaattaaaacatactcaCTTATTTGTATACGTTACTAATATGGAagttaagttttgaatgtaaccGTAAAAAGTGTCATACATGCATTTTCACCTATCCCTGTTGAGAGGATTAATGAGATATAAAGAGTCGTATTTTGCAAtgattttctgtaattttaatttttaaatcttttactACTTTAGTGTTAAAAAGTAGTCTGCTCATGAGACATCTTGGTGAAAATGTCATCATCACAATACACCAAACTATTTGAGTTTGAAGAACATTGGGAATATACCCATCAAGGTTTCTCCCCATGCTACTCTGAATTcctcaagaggagttattgttgagagggacttgaagaaTATTCCTGAGTTGGAGATCCTCAATGGTTTTTCCAGCCAAGGCATTTCTGCCGTGCACCGAATATtcactcacaaagacagaattatgatgcctactaatgttctgattttgacatttacatcaccatgtaaggtatggccatacattcccaacTTACTCAGATGTTTCAACTGTCAGCTGTTTgatcacttgaagacatcatgtcgtggttctttaACACATGCTCGTTATGGTGGCAAAGAGCATGATGTTGCTGTCTCCACAGGTCAGCCTATCCCATTGTGGATTATAACCATccccaagtgtgacctttctttgagtcatctgaagaagttGGATACTCCTGATTGGTAGTATCATTTTCTGTTTGCCAAACATCTTTAGAACTATCTTTTCATtgccatttatatggatggttcaaaatcaggtgactctgtggactCTGCCATTGGTTGTTGTGATTTGGTGGCTGCACACAgcatcccctctacagtttctgtgtttactgccaAATTGTACACCACTTTTCTTGGCCTGGATCAAATTGCTTCATCTTAGTTCTTACCCTattctcattgatattcaaaactgactggcccagtTTTCTCTATGATCTATCTTATTTTTAGAAACAAGTTTTTCCATCCATGAACAGTTGATGAACTAAAGGGTGAGTTTTGGCAACACACTGCATCTCTAGTTATAGCAGGAACTatattttggtttagtttatGCAATCATTAGAAAAGAACCATAGTAACATAACTTTTGGAGCTGCTAAGTGTAGCAACCAATTCCTTTGTCTTTTTGTTCACTGAAATTGCAGAAGATATTCACTGAGTGAAATAAGGCAAAATGCTTTATTGAACTTATGATTCTTTTCCATGAATTTCTAATATTTCTGAATTAGGCTGGGAAAGTTTGCATATTTTGTGTAATATGTAAAATGCTCAGTTGGAAAGGGGTCAATCTTGAATTGCAACTAGTTGTAATAAAtctacttttctttttatttatacataaaaagttGAAACTGAAGATGCTTCACTGCTTCATACTGTAACTTGTGAACACATGTTATGATTGTAGTGATACCCACTCATCACTCCCTTGATGTCTTTTCAACAATAATTTTGGACTTGAACAGAAGTGACTTCACTTGCATACACCATTTTTCAAGCAATGCCAAGTAGGTCATTGCAAAATAGAGCTGTTCATCTAACCACCTCATCACTCTTGTTTTGGCATAAATGACCTGATCTTAAATAGTATGTTAAAATTTGTTTGCTATTATGCCAGAGCATGTAAGAATTTCTTTGCAGTTTCATCTACAACAGGACTAACACTTATTACTGGGAGATAATGAACACTGCATCACAGAGGCACCTGGTCTGTAAGAAGACAGTTAAAACCAGTTCATTGAGTTAATAAAGGCTGTGGTAGGTTTGTAAGGACAAATGCAGCATATTACATCTACTTGAATAAAGGGTTTTACTGTAAACATCTATTTGAAAAGGCAGAccatttttcattgtttaaaaatgaCTATATATTTAAATGCTTACTACATTACAGAAATTCACCATTTGTGAGAGAGAATTGCATGATGggagaaaataagttatttccCATCAAAAATGAATTGATTtatcaaagtaacaaacacaattatatatGTGTGaatactatattaaaaacaatttcaaaagaaataataatagtttaataatataatcTTTTATATTGTGATTGTAAGTGTAACAATATGTTGCATGTACATGTCCGTCTTTCAGGTGAATGGGGTATTTTAAGATTGTTGTagttattttaattgtgttatttattattctttctgaTTAAGATcagttgaatatattttgttatacattttatttattctgcCTATAATAGGCtcttataacatttaaaactattCTGTACAGCTGGTTTTTAGGTCCTGTATGTGGTATAAGCAGAGTTGAAGACAGTTCTTTAAGTGATCTTCCAGAGTTGGAAATTTATATCTTTGTTGGAGTTTCCAAATTATCAGTCACTCTGAACAAATCTGCCATTTATCTTATGGTTTGTGCTTCTGTGAGACAGTTTATTCCTGAAAGCCATCTTTATAAGATACCAAAGTAAATGCTGCTCTTGTTTCTGACTCCTGAAAAAAGTAGAACTCTTCTCATTGTGCACCACTACAAGAGCTGTGTGATGATCAAGGCATTTCTTTTCTTGTGTGGGCATAATGCCCAATGTCACTGAGGAGGTTTACCAGCTTGGAAGAGCCAGTGTTGTGCCTTATAGTAACTACCAGACTTGCATGTTTTGAGTATAGGTTGTACCTTGTATTTAGGCATTGATGAAAATGTTCTGTGCAATGgaaagtattataaaacatttcctTGCCTATACCAGTGAACCATCCTAAGAAGTTGTAAAAAGTGTCTGGAACACATGATCTAGGAGCTTAttgtcaaaatattataaattgaaaaaaattcagAGAAAAAATTTTGCttctttaaaaacagtttttaaactttaattaaaataaaagcaacaGTAAAGAGAAACAGTATCTGTATATTCTCAGAATTGCTCTGGTTGTGATACAAATCTTTTGTAGCAGCAGCAGTTATTTATACACTGTCATACAGATTTAACTTCATACTGAGCTCTCTGATAATAGTGTATGCACTTACAGCAGATACTTCAGTTTTTGATTTGTCTTTACTATGCTGTACTGGGTTAAAAGGCAATTTCATTCTTTGTGCTGGCCATCAGCTCTCAACCTATCTAATGGAGTGAAATTCACAGTTATGGTCTGTAGAGTAGACATGTATTTTTACACAGTATATTATGCCTTCTATAATTGTATACAGTTGCATAATCAAAATGATATACTGAAACTGCATGTATTAGTTTAGTAAGAAAATTGGGTTTATTATTTCTCTCTAAGTTaatgtaacatatacaaaaatattaatggcagtagttgattaaaaaaaattgtttaagacagataatttagatttactgttattattgttttacatatactATCCATAACCATTTATCTGTTGATACACATAATAACAACAGCACATTTGAATTCCTAGAGGTATTTTTATTGCACTTAGCCTTTGCAATTTCAAAGTTTGCAAGCTTGGCTTGTAGTTTGGCAGAAGAGTAGTTTTACTGTATGTTTTACTACTTCTACTGATCATCCACTTTGACTTTTTACAGAAAATTCAATCATTGCAAGATGTTGTCTTGAAATTTATTCACATAAAAAGGTCCTTCTTGTTTGATAATCACCA from Tachypleus tridentatus isolate NWPU-2018 chromosome 1, ASM421037v1, whole genome shotgun sequence harbors:
- the LOC143250533 gene encoding protein held out wings-like isoform X2, whose protein sequence is MVRGKGSTRDKKKEEQSKGKPNCEHLSEDLHVLIQVEDTRNRATLKLEHAKNEVKKLLIPVTEGEDELKKRQLMELAIIRGTYRESGTKVTKSEITQLMAPPITLGAPLRVPNPIGAPLILSTRHPVPTSNSLVNGSVPTQLINPAGGGLIYSPYTDYQYAALTSPFLAQYPGLDHSAGGAVAKQRRLLGIREHPYTRTGSLS